One Streptomyces sp. NBC_00102 DNA segment encodes these proteins:
- a CDS encoding SDR family oxidoreductase, translating into MTRTAVVTGASSGIGRATARRLAKDGYRVVLVARRPDRLAEIAEEIGGLAVVCDITDEDAVRKTLGTLGSCDVLVNNAGGAHGAEPVAEASTADWQWMFDVNVLGTLRVTKALLPLLRRSASGGTIVTVTSTAAQVNYEGGGGYSAAKHAEHALNETLRLELSGTPTRVIEIAPGMVHTDEFALNRFAGDRSRAAAVYEGVDRPLLADDVAECIALAVGLPQHVNVDQLVVRPVAQAAQHKTHRGPLFS; encoded by the coding sequence CGGGCCACCGCACGACGTCTCGCCAAGGACGGATACCGGGTGGTGCTCGTCGCCCGTCGCCCGGATCGACTGGCTGAAATCGCCGAGGAAATCGGCGGCTTGGCCGTCGTGTGCGACATCACCGACGAGGACGCCGTCCGGAAGACCCTGGGCACCCTCGGCAGCTGTGACGTCCTCGTGAACAACGCGGGTGGCGCCCACGGCGCCGAGCCGGTCGCCGAGGCATCCACCGCCGACTGGCAGTGGATGTTCGACGTCAACGTGCTGGGCACCCTGCGCGTGACGAAGGCTTTGCTGCCGCTACTGCGCAGGTCGGCTTCCGGGGGCACCATCGTCACGGTCACCTCGACCGCCGCCCAGGTCAACTACGAGGGCGGCGGCGGCTACAGCGCGGCCAAGCACGCCGAGCACGCGCTGAACGAAACCCTGCGCCTCGAATTGAGCGGCACACCCACGCGCGTGATCGAGATCGCACCCGGAATGGTGCACACCGACGAATTCGCACTCAATCGTTTCGCAGGCGACAGATCCCGGGCGGCCGCCGTTTACGAGGGAGTCGACAGGCCTCTCCTCGCCGACGACGTCGCGGAATGCATCGCTCTGGCCGTGGGCCTCCCCCAGCACGTGAACGTGGATCAGCTCGTCGTGCGCCCGGTGGCACAAGCCGCACAGCACAAGACCCACCGCGGTCCTCTTTTCAGCTGA